The genomic interval AGAGTGTGTGTGGATTATAAACTGAAACGTGGTTACTATTTCATGATTCATTTCTCTCACATGTTTGGTGTTTACCACGGATTGTGACTTAACACAGCTTTACCATTTTgaatatcatcatcatcatcgtcCACTTCCACTTCAATTCTTTTTTTGTATCAGCTTTACacaatttattttatgtgtTGGTATTTCCTCTTATGGTCCTTTTCCCTTATAATTTGTCATCCACTATGAATTTGTTTGCATGTAGGCTTTATATGGAGAATTGTCTAGCTGAACGTGGATAGCATGTGAATATTTGATGTCAAATGTTTTTCTTTACCACTTGCATGGATCAGAACTTTGtctctttttcttaatttttaaattacagTGATATTAAAATAACATGATGGAAAGTTGAATAGCTTATTATCATGATTTataatttgatatgcaagagtGTGATTCTGGATTATATGTTTAAGAGTGTgagatataattaaatatggAGCATCTCCAACTCAGCAAAGAAAGCTGTGATTTTCTGGGGCTTGTCTTCTGGTTTAAGTGATACCATGAAAGTCAGAACATGCAGGTAacttaacataaaaataatataatggtTTACTCTATAAAACAAGATGAACTACAGAAgcagaataaaaaaaactaatttctgGATTTTGCAAGTTGATTGAAATCAAATTTAATTGTGATAATCAAATTATACAAACATGtgtataattttctttataatgtataaaccctaaactctaatCCAAATTAGCCCAAATATGCTAGTTCTATCAAATTGCACTCCTTTTCTATTCGTGACAAATTTGACTACCTCCACCAAATTTGAGTGCTTGCACTAATGCTCCCTCACGTCATAAGTGAAATAGAGAAAAAGAGTAAAACTAAAAAATGGAGAATAAAAATAAGATGCAAAAAGGTGTTTAAAtggagagaaaaaagaaaaaaaaacattctttCACTTATTTAAAATgagtaaaaattaataaataatgaaattattttcacattacttaaaaattagtttaaacaACACACTCTTATCATTAAACtacatattattttcaattttttatgtataaaatgattacacctttttaaaaaaataaaaaaaatatgtagaaaaaaaatatcaatcatCTTCCTTATTACATGCCAATTGAAGGGGAGGGGAGATACTTATGAATCCCaaaaataccatttttttttcatacaaaaAGTGAATATTTCTATAAAATCTTTTCCATTTCTTTTTCCTCTAATTGTATAGACACAAATAATGAGAAAGTGACCCATCACTAGTGCTCTTCACTATTCTCTAGCTGTTGGAGAAACTTAGTCTTATCTAGTCACCATTTCCATGCATATCAACTATATAGCCTAGCCCTCCCTCTACTCATTTATGCCTGCAATTTTCTTCTTGTTGCTTTATGGCAACTTTTAATTTAGAcatttttagatatttattcACCCTTTGTACAACAAGAGGAAAAACATTAGAGTTTCATTGTATCATAAAAGAATTATCaattaattgtatataaaaaaattataaaaccatCATTTTTAGCTACAGAAGGTAGGTTTCTCAAACAACAAAGTCTTGTTCCTATTCAGGACTATCTCCTCCTATTCTCATTTTCCCTTAAAATTTAAAGGAATGATATTAAGACATCTTAAACacatatttttcttctattatttttttctctctcgaTCATATCATATTATATCACCTTTGTTCTCatatttttctctcattttcctAAGTAATAGGATTTAGGGTGTCCAACAATTATTTTGTGAAATTTAATATccactatttatttatttgctcCTGGAAGAGATGTATATAGGAATATGGATGACCTGTAAATGTGATGTCAAGAGGTCCTTTCTTTTAAATTTACACAGAACAGACCCTTTTTTTTCTGCTttgatttttaacttttaaactCAAAGTAATATGGGTGCACAATAGAGTTGCTTGATTTTTTTATGACCTTGATGTTCTCTTGCATTggttttcaaaatcttgtttagaaggatttttttttcttgaaggaAAAAATTTACAGCATTCTCATTGTCTGTTATATACTTCTGTATCAACTGTGTGCGTTTTTCAAATGATTATTTCCAGTAGTGTCAATGATTTTCCAAACTTAATCACTTTCTAGCAATGTTTGGTATTCATGTTCAAGGTGCATTAAATTTGAAAGGTATACAAGAAATCATATTGAACAATGTTTTTCTTTTCGTATTTCAATTTGTAATGTTTATGATTTGTGATGTTCTCTTAACAGTTTATTATCTGAACTTGGAAGATGAAGCTGTAGTGACAGAcaaaaatataaagaagaatCAAGAATATAGGACAAAAGGAAAAGGCACCAAATTCATTAAGTGCAAACTGTAACCAAAATTATAGAGGACAGTCCAATAAGAAACATGgtaaaattatttcaaacttAGCATCTTCTCTTTGCACACAACACATTGAGAATGCTAAGAATGTAATACACTGTTGCTAGCACTTGGACCAGCACAGCCATCAGGGACAGAAATATTTACTTGTCGGGTTGCTTTGCCTGCACATAAAACAATTCAAGAATTTCATATCAAAGTGAGATTATTGTTGCAAGTTGAAGGAAGATTAAGCTAGATGCAAACCTTCAATGATCTATTTGAAGAAAGATCCACTCTTGATAGCATCCTCGTTGGCATTTCCAAGAGCAGCCTCATTCAAGTACTGGTCAGCCAATTGGACTCTCTTCACATTCTCTTGTTCTTGGACAAGCATGCTAGCATACAGCAAGAGCTTGTCCAGAGTCATCTTGGGCTGGTCAAAGGTAGGAGGTCCTTCCTTTGAGTTCACAAGCTTCTTCCCAACAGAATCAACACCAACACCAGAAATCCACTTCCTTACTTCATCATCATACACTCTGGCCCTCAGTGCACCAAAGAAATCTGCACCACAACATGGGATGTTATTGCAGTTATTTGTGAAAATACAATCAAATTGCTCCTtggttttattattttcaatggAATCAAATTGTTCTCTTTCTTAAACTCATCTAATGttgttcttttttaaaattggaaCCCAAATTCTACCTTAGTGTTACAGTTTTTGGTTCTTAGTTCTTACCAATGGATTGGCCAGGGTGTTTGTCAACAAGCTCGACAATGTCCTTTTCAGGAACACCATCGGTCCGGAAAATTCCCTTGCAAACACCAATGCGGTCTTCCCTTGTTGGTGCCCAGTAGAACTTCTCCATACGACCATCACGGATGAGAGGAGCATAAAGTGTTGAGAAATCGTTACCAGTGACAATGATGGGCACACGGGCGTTATCTTCCTTGTTGTACATACCAGGAAGCTGCACATTTGTGGGGTTATCAGCAATGTTCATGAGAGTGGCATTCACCATCTGGTTGTTCACAGTGTATTGGGTGGTTCCACCAAGACGACCTGCTCCTGCATCAAGATCATTGATGAACAGAACACACATCTTTCCCTTCTTGATTAAGTCTGAGGCTTCACGGTATCTCTGCCTAATCAATTTTGCTGGCTCTCCGGCATTTCCACTTTCCAACTCTCCAGCACTCATCATGATGGGGCTGTAATGTaatcacaattcaaacaaatCAAATATAAAGAGTGTTCAGTTCATTTGTTGTGAGCTTCAATACAATATAATTCAAATCTTTGATGAAGTATGAGTATTGCCAGATATCAATACTTCCTACTCTGTGTTTGAGTGGGGATTTGTGAAAATGAATTCGAAGTTAAATAGTTCATGTTTGGACATGTTTATCTCAAACCATGTAAAAATAGTAAAATCTAGGACAAAATTTTGGGTTCAACACAAAAGTTGTTTAAATTCCTCTCCATGATACAGAACATgtgattttatatataaaattactttAGCTATATTTGATGACCGTGATTAAAAAGTTCACATAATGAAGGGGATAGTTCAGCAAGAACTCACTTGATTCCCATCTTGGCAAAGACAAGCTCACATTGGAAAGATTTTCCTTGTCCCTTGCCTCCCCAGACACCAAGAATGAGAGGAACCTGCAAAaggattagaaaaaaaatgaatggtGTCTCCCAATTTGAGAAAAGTTGAAGTGCAATTTATGCAGAGAAGATGTTTGTGGTGGCATGCCTTGATGTTGGGCAAGGTCATGAAGTTCTTGGCGATGTGAACAACAAGCTTGTCCAAAAAAGCTGGAGCAATGTAGAAACCATCCTTCATGTTGTCAAAGTCGTACCTAAATTAAGAAGCacagaagatgatgatgatgatgatataaAAAAGAGAATGAAACGGTAAATAAAGGGTTTAGAGATTATGTGAGGAAGAAAGAGTATACTGACTGGCGTAGTCCAGCGCTGAGGTACTCGTGGGAGCTCATGACTGCATAGTGAGTTCCAGCATCCATTGGAGCTTGGAAAAGAGAATCAACCAAACCCTTCCCTCTTGTGATGTCTTGTTGGTCATCAGAAACATCGTAGGCTAGACCCCTCCATCTGTCCCCCTCGGTCTGCTGGGTCTCCTCGATCTCTTTGTCTGCAGCAACAATTTTGAAGCTTCCAGATGTCAACTTGCTGTTAGGGACCCTTGAGCTAATAACCTTCTTCAAGCTTGTGCCAAAGAAAGCTGAACTGGGACCTGAAGCTCCGCCTCCAGATCCATTCAGATTCAACTGCAATGTCACATCACAGTAACTCATGTTATACCATGCACAATCATGAGCCATATAAACATGCAAATCAAGCAACTTAATGCACCAATAGCACAACACAGACACTGATACTCTTAGATTTTGTTTGGAttacaaatatgtttttcataataagtttaagttttaagaagattaatgtattttttttttaaattatgttagaaccgaactaaaattattataaattcaataaatattttttgaattggatacTTCACCGATACGTGTCCTACTAATATCAGGATGTCGATATTCGATATGTATATCCAACATGAACATAAGAGTCCGAAACTCATATATTTAAACTCAGCATGTAACTATACAACCATGACACACTTTACAACTATGACACATAAAATGAAGATATAGTAACCCTTGTTTGGAAGTGACAGAGGGTTACGTGAGCTGAATAAACATGTGCGAGCCTACTTGTTTTTACATTTCCTAACACTTGAGCATTCATCATGCAATGATTACCATGATGCTAGATAAAGATGGATATCAAAGAAGACATGAAAAGGGAAAGAGTGTAAGAAAGTAGGAAAGATATCGTACAAGGGTTCTGTTGACAGCGCCGACAGTGGAGAGGGAGGCAGCCATGGAAGTGCTGTTGTGGAGAGAAAGGGTAAGGTTGTTGTTGAGTTGCAAATTCAGTGGTGGATGGCTTAGTATAAGCGAAGGGTACGTCTGACTTATAGTAGTTGCCTGTGCTCAAAAGGATTGGTCACAGAGGCCTAAGATCCACACATAGAAGATTGAACAGCAGCCACGTGGCAAGATACTGTGCCTCCAAGGTTTTTTGTCCCTCTTAGTCGAGGATTTTGAGGTTGTCATTGCAGCTTTTTCTATCTCCACCAGAATTAAGGAGATTTGTTTGCCACACAAGCCTTGAAGAACTTGTGTCGTTTATTCAAATTCAAGCATCTTCAATCTTGATAACCAATCATAAGAGTAATAATATTAGAATTGGTAAGTGGCATAATTTTTGAGGTTGTCTTTTTACAGAGGTAGAGATGGTACTAATGACCCCACATTGGAGCCAATGGGTTCATTTGAAGATGAATTATTGTTGGTAGAAACAAGAAATTTAATTGGTGAGTCTCAGATAATTTCATGAATGAAGGGGATTGAGCCCTATTACATCCCTTGACCCTACCATGTCTCTCTCCTTCTTTCTTCTATCTGTTCTGTGTGGCCAACATTCTTCACTTGCAACTAAAGGAAATTCACAACTTCACTGCTTTTTCTTCACTGTTAAGCTTCCAAataacaagaaacaaatttaaaactacaaaaaattgattatttgatgtttaattatctaaaatataagcttgtttaatattttcattttctcattTCAATCATATATCCTAACTTTGAAAACCTAAACATATAGAATGTCTAGCTTATGCAGAAAACATTATCGGTCTATTGTTTCTGGGATGTTTGTTCATCTTTTTATTCTTGGAGATTCTTAATGTGGTCTGGTTTATGTAAAAGGGTGGGGATACCCCTTTtgtatccctcttaatttaatttcattctttgatgataaaaaaaaacctaaacaCATAGAATAAcctatttcaattatttttatactaaaTCCTAACCTTTAAAACCTAAACCTACATAATAACCTATTCCAATTCTTTTCGTACTAAGTATTTAGATggtttaaagttaaaataaatttcatattatattatataaatgaatGTGTCTAAAACATATTCaattttacttattattttgatttaatttaattattttttttattttttttattgataacatTGTAACAAAGAATATGGATGTAAGGTtgttataagaaaattaatattaattttatcttttataattcttagttgtttctctttgtATATATGTCtagtctttattttattttacttttttaattttattttttattgtctctttgttttatattttatcttttatctagACTAAAATGAATGTACAGCTTGAATCTATTAAGGCTCTCTATTTTGATTGatgtaaagaaaagaaaatagaagaaatattttttttttcatattctttattttttttcttttgttatctcagtttttttataatacattatataaaaaataacacattTATTCACTATAGTTGTTTTGTAAAAAGTTGGTAGAAAAATCTCCAATAGTGATACAAATTTACAGTAACTCGAATTGTTTGTAAAAGTTGACAACCTGAGATATGACATTGCAATATAAGAGTAAAATGTCTGGAAAATTAGTTTGATTGTGCATGGAGAAAAGTGTTGTTTGCATGAGAGTATTTGCATGCCTTATCTTTGGGAAAGAAGAGGAAAAATAACAAGACATTAGACTTCTACAAATCTACTTTATCTTTTTATATCATAAGAATATAGTGTGCTTTTATCACCTAATTACATCATTCAATGTTGCATTATCTCATAGAATTATGTTATGTTACATCATTTAGTATTACATTGTTTAATGATgaatctttttaaaaatttcatatattttcaaGTTGCTAGAAAGTTTCCTATTTTTCTTAGCtttcattaaaaataagttgtaaatacacattatattaaaataaaattataacaataacatATGATATAAATAACGAAGAATACGTTATCAATTAAAATTCAATTGGtgactaaaataatatatagctcaaataataaatgtaaatttgaaaaaaaaaattatattaacaaaaaattataagaaattgaaaaaaaaacattaaagttttaattaaatGGTCCACAAATAATAATGTGGGTAGGATAATGAATCCCTACCTTTTGAAGACATAAAAGATCAACGTTGCGTACGTGTTTCAACAAACATTATTTATCCATTTATATTTTGGACTTTAGTTTTTCCTCCAATAAAGCTTCGGACGTCtcaaatattttcaattatCTCTAATGTAagtgttttaattaaaaatataactttgaAATCTAAGTTTGATAAGGAATCTTGATTGAAACTTGATGTGATATgaattttaaaacttataattttgaataagattttgaatgataaaaaataataactatttttttcggtttggaaataattaaaatgtgaaaaaaaatattaaattataaatcttatgagaattttatattaaaaattacaataatagtttaaaataatGTGATATGGTGAcgttagtataaaataaaataaagatactTATACTGAAGATAACTTTAAAGTAGTGATTTTACAGTTTTCTTGTTTTTTCAAACCATAAAGCagatagagaaagaaaaaactaCATAAGGGTTTACTTTTTGCTAAATAAAGAACCCAAATTCAGAAGTGTTTGTACAAGAAATTGTCCTACAAATAGCAATAATAAATATCCACGAACGAGAATCTGCATTGGGAGTTTCCCTTCCATGAAATCCTGATAAAATTTTAACCTGCACATGCTCAcgtaaaatgacaaaaatactcTTAAAATAGAGGGGAATgtggataaaaatataaatttgaaattttttttcaaaacatttttctgGATTTAGATTTTCAAGACATTATAGAAGATGATTTAAAATCCAATGATAAGGCATGTTGTTTAAGGAACAGATTGCAATCAACTAAATTTTTCAACCGTTATTACAGTTAAAAAAACCCACTTTCCTTACAAAACCAAACATACTGTTCCTAGGAGAGGACAGCCATGACATGAAAAATACATCAAGAGAATTATATTATATGATTAAAAACACGGTTGCCAAATGATCTAAGCACAGGAAGTACCTTTATGAGGACTCTATGATTCAAGGGATTAAGATCCTTGACGTCATCAGTTTCAAGTATACCAACAATGTCATCATCCTTCACAATAAGATGCTTTGTACCATTGAATTCTACCTCAGTACCAGCGTATTTGGAATACAGCACATGAAAGCATCAATTAGAGCCAACCCCACTCCTTCCCCAGAAAATTAAACACAGATCACATAAGGTTTAAAGACCTCCAACATAGCAGCACCATTACCTTCACACTAACATCCACTTTTGTCTTTCCTTCACCAACATCAACCACCTCACCTATTTTCAGAAAATAATTGATCTACCATTACCAATGTTCCAAAAGAATGCATTGGAATAGAACTCAGACTACCTTTAATACCAAATCAAATGGAGGATATAACGAAGGACTGAGTGAACTTACTCCGTGTAGTCACTCAAGTAAATAATATTTGGCCATTCTTCCTTACCTGCTAACACATTCCAAGCAAGCAACATCGTAGCACcgtaaaattaagaaaactaaaGCTGCAACTGAATTTTACTTGTACAGGATGATTGCATAAAAATAAGCATTATGTTGCagacatttattttataaatttaatttaaaaattatgctATCCTCACAACCATTGCATCTGGTTTAACTGTTTATCAAATCGACAGCCTATAATTAATGTGCATATCGGTAGTCATCAGATCAACAGCCTATAGTCAGTGTGCATATTGGTAATAAACGGTTGTGCAAGTACAAATATTTTTAGTGCTGAAAACGGTTTCTTCAAGAATCTTGGTATATTCCACTGCCAAGACCTGTCCATTAATTATTGATAGTAAACAAAAGGAAGAGATGATGGAT from Phaseolus vulgaris cultivar G19833 chromosome 1, P. vulgaris v2.0, whole genome shotgun sequence carries:
- the LOC137814997 gene encoding ribulose bisphosphate carboxylase/oxygenase activase, chloroplastic, producing MAASLSTVGAVNRTLLNLNGSGGGASGPSSAFFGTSLKKVISSRVPNSKLTSGSFKIVAADKEIEETQQTEGDRWRGLAYDVSDDQQDITRGKGLVDSLFQAPMDAGTHYAVMSSHEYLSAGLRQYDFDNMKDGFYIAPAFLDKLVVHIAKNFMTLPNIKVPLILGVWGGKGQGKSFQCELVFAKMGINPIMMSAGELESGNAGEPAKLIRQRYREASDLIKKGKMCVLFINDLDAGAGRLGGTTQYTVNNQMVNATLMNIADNPTNVQLPGMYNKEDNARVPIIVTGNDFSTLYAPLIRDGRMEKFYWAPTREDRIGVCKGIFRTDGVPEKDIVELVDKHPGQSIDFFGALRARVYDDEVRKWISGVGVDSVGKKLVNSKEGPPTFDQPKMTLDKLLLYASMLVQEQENVKRVQLADQYLNEAALGNANEDAIKSGSFFK